One window of the Candidatus Neomarinimicrobiota bacterium genome contains the following:
- a CDS encoding cytochrome C translates to METFQHIVNILTRPTVLLTAVIMSFLFFFPPTDWFEKWNRRLRLHLLWTGKGFVAVMVLLVGFFFVGVANENFRFIVFKPDNVPIVGLIFLVFIFLWVSMSQAARNDRLLEAGEKPEEFNDPEDKVLVWPDLVYIEFIALILMMSLLLIWSIGIQAPLEEAADPSSSPNPSKAPWYFLGLQEMLVYFDPWLAGIVFPSLIIVGLMAIPYIDTNKEVTGYYSYRQRRLAIPIFMFGWLILWVLLILIGTFLRGPNWNFFGPFEYWDPHKLVSLTNINLSDIFWIKLFNTGLPRNILLREFFGFATVLGYFLILPPLFAKTIFKKLHQDLGNFKFGIFIFLLLCMLALPLKMYLRWIFNLKYIISIPEFFFNI, encoded by the coding sequence ATGGAAACATTCCAGCATATCGTCAATATCCTTACTCGACCCACCGTTCTATTGACCGCGGTGATAATGTCGTTCCTTTTCTTTTTCCCTCCAACCGATTGGTTCGAGAAATGGAACCGGCGGCTCCGCCTCCATCTTCTCTGGACAGGAAAAGGATTTGTGGCTGTTATGGTCCTGCTGGTGGGATTTTTTTTCGTGGGCGTCGCCAATGAAAACTTTCGTTTCATCGTCTTCAAGCCGGATAATGTTCCCATTGTGGGGCTTATCTTCCTTGTCTTTATTTTTCTCTGGGTCAGTATGAGCCAGGCAGCCAGAAACGACCGACTTCTTGAAGCAGGGGAAAAACCGGAAGAATTCAACGATCCGGAAGATAAGGTTCTCGTCTGGCCGGATCTGGTCTACATTGAGTTTATCGCCCTCATCCTTATGATGTCGCTGCTACTTATCTGGTCGATCGGGATTCAGGCACCCCTGGAAGAGGCGGCTGACCCGTCCAGTTCGCCCAACCCGTCAAAAGCGCCGTGGTATTTTCTGGGACTCCAGGAAATGCTCGTCTACTTTGATCCGTGGCTGGCGGGAATCGTCTTCCCATCTCTTATTATTGTCGGACTAATGGCAATTCCTTACATCGACACCAACAAGGAGGTGACCGGGTACTACAGCTACCGACAGAGGCGTCTCGCTATCCCCATTTTCATGTTTGGCTGGTTGATCCTGTGGGTCCTTCTCATTCTGATCGGGACATTTTTGAGAGGGCCCAATTGGAACTTCTTTGGACCTTTTGAGTATTGGGACCCTCACAAACTGGTATCTCTCACAAATATCAACCTGTCGGACATCTTCTGGATCAAGCTGTTTAACACGGGTCTTCCCCGGAATATTCTCCTGAGGGAATTTTTCGGCTTCGCTACCGTGTTGGGCTACTTCCTTATTCTGCCCCCACTTTTCGCGAAGACCATATTTAAGAAGCTCCATCAGGACCTGGGTAACTTCAAGTTCGGCATATTCATATTTCTGCTGCTGTGCATGCTGGCCCTGCCCCTTAAGATGTATCTACGGTGGATATTCAACTTGAAGTACATCATTTCCATTCCTGAGTTTTTCTTTAATATCTAG
- a CDS encoding cytochrome b N-terminal domain-containing protein, with translation MNNDSGRKKRSNVFEKIGQSALWKSIFRSGIPVTRRQRMMSVLNSVFLHLHPVRLPRHAVKLKFTWCMGGLSFFLFLVLTISGILLMFYYRPTVEYAYTDIMDLGEQVPLGIMREIHRWGGHAMVITVWLHMFRVFMTGSYKPPREFNWVVGVVLLFLTLFLSFTGYLLPWDQLAIWAVTVGSNMARASPFLGHEGPGASLLSLGDINFIHSGSDARFALLGGRFVGESALLRFYVLHCIGLPFIIMIFMAVHFWRIRKDGGISGPT, from the coding sequence ATGAATAACGACTCCGGCAGAAAGAAAAGATCGAATGTTTTTGAGAAGATCGGTCAATCGGCCCTCTGGAAATCTATTTTCAGGTCTGGGATACCCGTCACGCGCCGACAAAGGATGATGTCCGTGTTGAACAGTGTTTTTCTTCATCTTCATCCTGTACGCCTCCCACGACACGCGGTAAAACTCAAGTTTACCTGGTGCATGGGTGGATTGTCTTTTTTCCTGTTCCTTGTGCTCACCATCTCCGGAATCTTGCTTATGTTCTATTATCGTCCCACCGTGGAATATGCCTATACGGACATTATGGATCTCGGTGAACAGGTCCCCCTGGGAATCATGCGGGAAATCCACAGGTGGGGCGGCCATGCCATGGTGATTACCGTCTGGCTGCACATGTTCAGGGTGTTCATGACAGGTTCATACAAACCTCCGCGTGAGTTCAACTGGGTCGTGGGAGTTGTTCTCCTTTTCTTAACACTATTCCTCAGCTTTACCGGATATCTTCTTCCATGGGACCAGCTGGCCATTTGGGCGGTTACGGTGGGATCGAATATGGCCCGCGCATCGCCATTTCTCGGACATGAGGGTCCAGGGGCATCCCTCTTGAGCCTCGGTGATATCAACTTCATACACAGTGGAAGCGATGCCCGATTCGCGCTGCTGGGTGGGAGGTTTGTGGGGGAGTCCGCCCTCCTCAGGTTCTATGTCCTTCACTGCATTGGACTTCCGTTTATTATCATGATCTTCATGGCCGTCCACTTCTGGCGAATACGAAAAGACGGCGGGATATCCGGTCCCACCTAG
- a CDS encoding ubiquinol-cytochrome c reductase iron-sulfur subunit translates to MVTQRLQEKTKETSEPRASIGKETFGETVTRRSFFSWLTVAWLAFTAATGAFLTMIVRFMFPNVLFELPQTFKIGYPDEYQVGKVDLRWKKRFGIWIVRTPEQIYVLSTVCTHLGCTPNWLQNEQKFKCPCHGSGFGKSGINFEGPAPRPLERFRIVLAEDGQLLVDKTRKFQYEKGQWSDPDSYLVV, encoded by the coding sequence ATGGTGACTCAGAGGCTACAAGAGAAGACAAAAGAGACATCTGAGCCCAGAGCCTCTATCGGAAAGGAAACGTTCGGAGAGACCGTAACGAGGCGTTCCTTTTTCTCCTGGCTCACTGTGGCATGGTTGGCCTTCACCGCTGCCACGGGTGCGTTTCTCACCATGATCGTCCGATTCATGTTTCCCAACGTTCTATTTGAATTACCTCAAACATTTAAGATAGGTTATCCCGATGAATATCAGGTGGGTAAAGTGGATCTGCGGTGGAAAAAGAGATTCGGCATCTGGATTGTGAGGACGCCCGAACAGATATACGTCCTTTCCACCGTTTGTACCCATTTAGGATGCACCCCCAACTGGCTTCAGAACGAACAGAAATTCAAATGCCCCTGTCACGGTAGTGGGTTTGGAAAATCCGGAATCAACTTTGAAGGTCCTGCGCCTCGTCCGTTGGAACGATTTCGAATCGTCTTGGCGGAAGATGGACAATTGCTTGTTGATAAGACGAGGAAATTTCAATACGAGAAAGGCCAGTGGTCAGATCCCGATTCGTATCTGGTCGTTTGA
- a CDS encoding HEAT repeat domain-containing protein, with protein sequence MTETSEKKSALRVVVHSFFVVPFLIAAFAVLVFFMWRLLTNEPRSVEDYLADVKVGSATKRWQSAYDLSRILADPARIPDDGRFVSQMLSAFDYSLRDPDWRVRQYLIRAMGQSGLEAFSPAIRGLLNDENETIVADAVYSLGLIGSDDNLEPLKSLADHNSSLVRNRVAIALGNLGSGEAVGTLCIMLRDMEPNVYWNAAVSLAKLGDGSGREVLLNLLDRTYLAKFEGLDGYEHREAMLVAIRAAELLDDSLLNAAIRRLSEDDQDMRVRNAAIQALRS encoded by the coding sequence ATGACTGAAACTTCGGAAAAGAAATCTGCACTACGCGTAGTCGTTCACTCGTTTTTTGTGGTTCCATTCCTTATCGCGGCGTTCGCCGTCCTCGTATTTTTTATGTGGCGTCTCCTCACGAATGAACCCCGGAGCGTGGAGGATTATCTGGCGGACGTGAAGGTGGGCAGCGCCACAAAACGATGGCAGTCCGCCTACGATCTGTCAAGAATACTAGCGGATCCGGCTCGTATTCCCGACGATGGCCGTTTCGTGTCACAGATGTTGTCTGCTTTTGACTATTCTCTTCGGGATCCCGACTGGAGAGTAAGGCAATATCTTATCAGGGCCATGGGTCAGTCAGGTTTGGAAGCCTTTTCACCTGCGATTCGAGGGTTACTCAACGACGAAAATGAGACGATTGTGGCGGATGCAGTCTATTCTCTAGGATTGATCGGCAGTGATGACAACCTGGAACCGCTGAAATCGCTGGCGGATCATAACTCCTCACTGGTCCGGAACCGGGTCGCTATTGCGTTGGGAAACCTTGGGAGCGGTGAGGCCGTCGGGACACTTTGCATCATGCTGCGCGATATGGAACCGAACGTTTACTGGAATGCCGCCGTCTCCCTGGCCAAACTCGGGGATGGCTCAGGACGGGAAGTTCTGTTGAATCTTCTCGACCGCACATACCTTGCGAAATTTGAAGGCCTGGACGGGTATGAGCACAGAGAGGCGATGCTGGTCGCCATCAGGGCCGCCGAACTTCTGGATGATTCGCTGCTCAATGCCGCAATCAGGAGGCTGAGTGAGGATGATCAGGACATGAGGGTACGCAATGCGGCAATACAGGCACTCCGGTCATAA
- the secA gene encoding preprotein translocase subunit SecA: protein MTSAVVKRLFGTKSDREIRHFLPQVEEINSIYVTLEGKSQDELRARTEEFREMISRRREEAESEADANGLTDEKKEDYLFEAQNNVLDEILPEAFAMVKETCRRLMGQTWNMVGQPTTWEMIPYDVQLVGAIVLHRGKVAEMKTGEGKTLVATMPIYLNALTSQGVHIVTVNDYLAQRDSEWMGKIFQNLGLTVGAILNRTDNDERREIYGRDITYGTNNEFGFDYLRDNMSLSKEEQVQRGHAFAIIDEVDSILIDEARTPLIISGAVDQPSDSKYRELRPVVEKLVRRQTSLVNELVGESENLMVSEKEYDAGHKLLQAMRGAPKNPRLQKILQEHGTKKLALSVESDFMRDKKLHEVDEDLYFSIDEKSHVIDLTEKGRQAIAPDNPEMFVIPDLGEVLHEIESDAALSLEEKQKKAENARLLQSSRSEQIHNISQLLRAYSLYERDVDYVVQDGKVLIVDEFTGRVLPGRRYSEGLHQALEAKENVEIERETQTLATITLQNYFRLYKKLAGMTGTAETEAEELHSIYGLDVTVVPTHEQVIRKDHDDVVYRSKREKYNAVLNEIVDCHSRGQPALVGTISVEVSETLSRMLKRRKIPHNVLNAKHHQREAEIVARAGQLGAVTIATNMAGRGTDIKLGEGVIEEGGLHIIGTERHESRRIDLQLRGRCGRQGDPGSSRFYLCLEDDLMRLFGSERIAGVMDRLGVEEGEVITHAMVTRSIERAQKKVEARNFSIRKRLLEYDDVMNLQREVVYGRRTEALQNEDIRDEIDTVVDDYISDLIDQYCNSSSEPGEWNWDSIEGEVSSTLTAEADESFRKSASADEMGKAIKERSREIYSARESLVPPEIMRAFERYVVLRTIDEKWRDHLYSMDQLREGISLRAYGQKDPLLEYKSEGFGLFMEFLRELNRETVGRLFRTQLQGMESAPSLRGRRPGKPVRAQHAEAAGMGFAVPSDGERRQPAAAQRGRPQPVQVEKKIGRNEPCPCGSGKKYKKCHGV from the coding sequence ATGACGTCTGCTGTTGTCAAACGCCTGTTCGGAACCAAATCCGATCGGGAGATCAGACACTTTCTGCCTCAGGTGGAGGAGATTAATTCAATCTACGTCACCCTCGAAGGTAAGTCCCAGGACGAACTCAGGGCCCGGACAGAGGAGTTCCGGGAAATGATCAGTCGGAGAAGGGAGGAGGCGGAAAGCGAAGCGGATGCGAACGGACTTACTGATGAGAAAAAAGAAGATTATCTGTTTGAGGCACAGAACAATGTTCTGGATGAGATTCTTCCTGAGGCCTTTGCCATGGTGAAGGAGACCTGTCGCCGCCTGATGGGACAGACCTGGAACATGGTAGGCCAGCCCACAACCTGGGAGATGATTCCCTATGACGTTCAGCTCGTAGGGGCGATTGTGTTACACCGGGGCAAGGTGGCGGAAATGAAGACGGGGGAGGGGAAAACGCTGGTTGCCACGATGCCCATCTATCTCAACGCCCTCACAAGTCAGGGTGTACATATTGTTACGGTCAACGATTATCTGGCTCAGAGAGATTCAGAATGGATGGGTAAGATTTTTCAGAACCTGGGGCTCACGGTTGGTGCTATCCTCAACCGGACGGACAACGATGAGCGCCGGGAAATATACGGCCGGGATATTACTTACGGTACGAACAACGAATTCGGATTCGATTATTTGCGTGATAACATGTCCCTGTCAAAAGAAGAGCAGGTACAGCGAGGTCACGCCTTTGCCATCATCGATGAGGTGGACAGCATTCTCATCGATGAAGCCCGAACGCCTTTGATTATTTCTGGCGCTGTTGATCAACCTTCCGATTCAAAGTATCGCGAACTGAGACCGGTGGTGGAAAAACTGGTTCGCCGCCAGACAAGTCTTGTGAACGAGCTCGTGGGGGAGTCGGAAAACCTGATGGTAAGCGAAAAAGAATACGACGCCGGTCACAAGCTTCTCCAGGCCATGCGCGGAGCTCCCAAGAATCCCCGGTTGCAGAAAATCCTCCAGGAGCATGGGACCAAGAAGCTTGCCTTGAGCGTCGAGTCCGATTTCATGCGCGACAAGAAGCTCCACGAAGTTGATGAAGATCTCTACTTCAGTATCGACGAAAAAAGTCACGTGATTGACCTCACGGAAAAGGGGCGGCAGGCCATTGCTCCCGACAACCCCGAAATGTTTGTCATCCCTGACCTGGGGGAGGTGCTTCACGAGATTGAAAGTGATGCCGCGCTCTCTTTGGAGGAGAAGCAGAAGAAAGCCGAGAATGCCCGGCTTCTGCAAAGCAGTCGAAGCGAGCAAATCCACAACATATCCCAGTTATTGCGAGCCTATTCTCTATACGAGAGGGACGTCGACTACGTGGTTCAGGATGGCAAGGTCCTCATTGTCGATGAATTCACCGGACGCGTCCTGCCGGGACGGAGATACAGCGAGGGACTCCACCAGGCGCTGGAGGCCAAGGAGAATGTGGAGATCGAGCGGGAGACCCAAACGCTGGCGACCATCACGCTGCAAAATTATTTCCGTCTGTATAAGAAACTGGCCGGCATGACGGGAACTGCAGAAACGGAGGCTGAGGAACTCCATTCCATTTACGGATTGGATGTCACTGTCGTTCCAACCCATGAGCAGGTGATCCGGAAGGATCACGATGACGTCGTCTACAGGTCAAAAAGGGAAAAATATAACGCTGTGCTGAATGAGATTGTGGACTGTCACAGCCGGGGACAACCGGCGCTCGTGGGAACCATCAGCGTTGAGGTATCGGAAACATTGTCCCGAATGCTCAAGCGGAGGAAAATCCCTCATAATGTGCTCAACGCGAAGCACCACCAGCGAGAGGCGGAAATCGTGGCGAGAGCGGGACAACTGGGCGCAGTCACTATCGCAACGAACATGGCGGGACGCGGAACGGACATCAAGCTGGGTGAAGGGGTGATAGAGGAGGGAGGATTGCACATCATCGGAACGGAGCGCCATGAATCCCGTCGAATCGATCTGCAGCTTCGCGGCCGGTGTGGAAGACAGGGGGATCCCGGCTCCTCAAGGTTCTACCTTTGTCTCGAGGACGACTTGATGCGTCTTTTCGGCAGTGAACGTATCGCCGGCGTCATGGACCGGCTGGGCGTTGAGGAGGGGGAGGTCATCACCCATGCCATGGTGACCCGGTCGATCGAACGGGCCCAGAAAAAGGTGGAAGCCCGGAATTTCTCTATCCGGAAACGGCTCCTGGAATACGATGACGTTATGAACCTTCAAAGGGAAGTGGTCTATGGCCGCCGAACTGAGGCGTTGCAGAATGAGGATATACGGGATGAGATAGACACAGTAGTGGACGATTACATCTCTGATCTCATCGACCAGTATTGTAATTCCAGTTCAGAGCCCGGTGAATGGAACTGGGACTCTATCGAGGGGGAAGTGTCATCCACTCTTACAGCGGAGGCAGACGAGTCATTTCGAAAAAGCGCATCGGCCGATGAGATGGGAAAAGCCATAAAGGAAAGATCACGGGAAATCTACTCCGCCCGAGAGAGTCTGGTTCCTCCGGAAATCATGCGGGCATTTGAACGCTATGTCGTACTCCGGACCATTGACGAAAAGTGGAGAGACCACCTCTATTCCATGGATCAACTTCGGGAGGGAATCAGCCTTCGTGCCTATGGGCAGAAAGACCCTCTTCTTGAGTACAAATCCGAGGGTTTTGGTCTCTTCATGGAATTCTTGCGTGAGCTGAATCGAGAAACGGTTGGGCGTCTTTTCCGCACACAACTTCAGGGGATGGAATCTGCCCCGTCGCTTCGTGGCAGGCGCCCCGGTAAACCCGTACGGGCTCAACATGCAGAAGCCGCCGGGATGGGATTTGCCGTTCCTTCAGACGGGGAACGGCGGCAACCGGCCGCGGCTCAGCGGGGGAGGCCACAACCTGTCCAGGTGGAAAAGAAAATCGGTCGAAATGAACCTTGTCCCTGTGGCAGTGGAAAAAAATACAAAAAGTGCCACGGGGTCTGA
- a CDS encoding metallophosphoesterase family protein: protein MRLAVISDIHANKEALDEVMESIKHRSINSIFCLGDLVNYGTDFEYCIDFVENRAETCVMGNHDSTVIGRDPLWHMNREARRSARWTMARLTHEQRSYLESLPMDHSHNDILFTHGSPESPDRWHYITNWFDAARQFDNFQERICMVGHSHIPGIYNNREEGNFYSERIHSLDPESRYIVNVGSVGQPRDRDPRASYVVIDEGEGTVEFVRVEYDVEKASKKIASEGMSNFNARRILEGI, encoded by the coding sequence ATGCGTCTGGCCGTCATCTCAGACATTCACGCAAACAAGGAGGCGCTGGATGAGGTCATGGAATCCATCAAGCACAGATCCATCAACAGCATTTTCTGTCTCGGCGATCTTGTCAATTACGGTACTGATTTTGAATACTGCATCGATTTCGTGGAGAACCGCGCGGAGACATGTGTCATGGGGAATCATGATTCCACGGTCATTGGTCGCGATCCTCTCTGGCACATGAATCGAGAAGCCCGGAGGTCTGCTCGATGGACCATGGCCCGGCTGACCCATGAGCAGAGATCATATCTTGAGAGTTTACCCATGGATCATTCGCATAATGACATCCTCTTTACCCACGGCTCGCCGGAGTCCCCGGACCGGTGGCATTACATTACAAACTGGTTTGATGCGGCGAGGCAATTTGATAATTTTCAGGAGAGGATCTGCATGGTCGGTCATTCACATATTCCGGGCATCTACAACAACCGGGAAGAAGGGAATTTCTACAGTGAGCGGATCCATTCGCTGGATCCGGAATCGAGGTACATTGTCAATGTGGGCAGCGTTGGCCAACCGAGAGACCGGGATCCCAGAGCATCTTATGTCGTTATTGATGAGGGGGAGGGGACTGTCGAGTTTGTGAGAGTGGAATACGATGTGGAAAAGGCATCGAAAAAAATCGCTTCAGAGGGTATGTCGAATTTCAATGCCCGGAGAATTCTAGAGGGGATCTAG
- the nusB gene encoding transcription antitermination factor NusB, which translates to MTVVSKRRLGRELVLQALYAYEFTRESPDQILADLEGFRDLDPKMQEFVLRLLNKTVEYQEWGKNEIVRRLENWDYDRVALIDRLILQMMIVEMVFLDDIPPKVSITEGVEIAKKYSTAESGAFINGILDSVFHALDSLSQPVR; encoded by the coding sequence ATGACCGTCGTCAGCAAGCGCAGACTGGGGCGTGAGCTGGTTCTGCAGGCCCTTTACGCCTACGAGTTTACAAGGGAATCACCAGATCAGATTCTTGCGGATCTGGAAGGATTCCGAGATCTCGACCCCAAAATGCAAGAGTTCGTCCTCAGACTCCTGAACAAAACCGTTGAATACCAGGAATGGGGCAAGAATGAAATTGTTCGGAGACTGGAGAACTGGGACTACGATCGGGTCGCCCTCATCGATCGACTGATTCTTCAGATGATGATCGTGGAGATGGTCTTTCTGGATGATATTCCTCCGAAGGTTTCCATCACCGAGGGCGTTGAAATTGCCAAGAAGTACAGCACCGCGGAAAGCGGGGCCTTCATCAACGGAATTCTCGATTCCGTTTTCCATGCCCTGGACAGCCTTTCTCAGCCAGTAAGGTAG
- a CDS encoding branched-chain amino acid aminotransferase, whose amino-acid sequence MTVESEVMTEIDWENLTFSITPTHSMYLARCNEGESWKPGKLVPFGDISLSPAAGVLNYGQGIFEGTKAFRTVKGRIALFRPDRNAKRFRESAERLCIPPVPEDMFLNAVVETVRDNEEFVPPPDKGSLYVRPCIWGTGPVLGVKPAPSYTFLIYVSPVGPYFKGGMKCLHLKVTRLFHRAAPRGTGNAKAIGNYAASLYPLKLAKERGFDEVIYLNAGDENLVEEVGSANLFALKDGTLRTPRLGGSILPGVTRASVIELARDMLSLKVEETDVTVSDVLEADEVFCTGTAAVITPIGEITTDDAYRVIDEEIGEVTQELYDILTGIQRERREDPYDWVYPITEF is encoded by the coding sequence ATGACCGTGGAATCAGAAGTAATGACAGAGATTGATTGGGAAAACCTTACGTTTTCCATCACACCCACTCATTCCATGTATCTCGCCCGGTGCAACGAAGGAGAGTCCTGGAAACCGGGGAAACTCGTCCCCTTTGGCGACATAAGCCTTTCACCCGCAGCGGGCGTTTTGAATTACGGTCAGGGCATATTTGAAGGAACAAAAGCATTTCGGACGGTCAAAGGGAGAATCGCACTTTTCCGTCCCGACAGGAATGCGAAGAGATTTCGGGAGTCAGCGGAACGGCTCTGCATTCCTCCGGTACCGGAAGACATGTTTCTGAATGCAGTCGTGGAAACGGTACGGGACAATGAGGAGTTCGTTCCTCCTCCAGATAAGGGGAGTCTGTATGTTCGTCCCTGCATCTGGGGAACCGGTCCCGTTCTTGGTGTAAAACCTGCCCCCTCCTATACATTCCTCATCTACGTCTCACCAGTGGGTCCCTATTTCAAGGGCGGAATGAAATGCCTTCATCTGAAGGTGACGAGACTTTTTCACCGGGCTGCACCCAGGGGTACGGGCAATGCAAAAGCGATAGGCAATTACGCCGCATCCCTCTATCCCTTGAAGCTGGCAAAGGAACGGGGTTTCGATGAAGTCATCTACTTGAACGCCGGTGATGAAAATCTCGTTGAAGAGGTGGGATCCGCCAATCTCTTCGCTCTGAAGGATGGGACTCTAAGAACGCCCCGGCTGGGGGGTTCTATCCTGCCTGGTGTCACCCGGGCTTCCGTTATCGAGCTTGCGCGTGATATGCTCAGTCTCAAGGTGGAAGAAACGGACGTGACTGTTTCGGATGTGCTGGAGGCCGATGAAGTCTTCTGCACGGGGACAGCTGCTGTGATCACTCCCATCGGAGAAATTACCACCGATGATGCTTATCGTGTCATTGATGAGGAGATCGGTGAAGTGACACAGGAACTCTACGACATTCTGACTGGAATCCAGCGAGAGAGAAGGGAAGATCCGTACGATTGGGTCTATCCCATTACCGAGTTCTAG
- a CDS encoding acyl-CoA dehydrogenase translates to MEFDYTEEQLLVRKTAREFAEKHLAAGAIERDEKMVFPGEQVKMLGEMGFMGIMVPERWGGSGMDSVAYSIAVEEISRIDASTGVIMSVNNSLVCQLLDDWATDEQKSRYLEKLASGIQLGAFALSEPQAGSDASNLLTLAERDGNEYILNGTKNWVTNGIDCDVAIILAVTEKGRGHKGISAFIVEKSFDGFKMGKKEDKLGIRASSTCELYFDQCRVPARNRIGEEGEGFRIAMRALDSGRIGIASQAVGISQASLEESIRYSKERKQFGQAIAAFGAIRQKIARMATETEAARLLTHRAAVLKDQGKPFTTAAAMAKWHASKTAMESSTECVQIFGGYGYMQEYGIERLMRDAKITQIYEGTSEIQELVIARSLIEE, encoded by the coding sequence TTGGAATTTGACTACACCGAAGAGCAGCTACTCGTTCGAAAAACTGCAAGGGAATTCGCCGAGAAGCATCTGGCGGCCGGGGCTATTGAGAGGGACGAGAAAATGGTGTTTCCCGGGGAGCAGGTGAAAATGCTCGGCGAAATGGGATTTATGGGAATCATGGTGCCGGAAAGGTGGGGCGGCTCCGGGATGGATAGCGTGGCCTATTCCATTGCTGTAGAAGAAATATCTCGAATCGACGCTTCGACGGGCGTTATCATGTCCGTCAATAATTCACTTGTCTGCCAGCTGCTGGACGATTGGGCCACGGACGAGCAAAAAAGCCGGTATCTGGAGAAACTGGCATCGGGGATTCAACTGGGAGCTTTTGCCCTCAGCGAGCCTCAGGCAGGCTCAGATGCATCCAACCTGCTCACATTGGCCGAGCGAGACGGAAATGAATACATACTGAACGGAACCAAGAACTGGGTAACGAACGGAATTGATTGTGATGTGGCTATCATCCTTGCCGTCACGGAAAAGGGGAGAGGACACAAAGGTATTTCCGCGTTCATAGTGGAGAAATCCTTCGACGGATTCAAAATGGGGAAGAAGGAGGACAAGCTTGGCATCAGGGCTTCCAGCACATGCGAGCTCTATTTCGATCAATGCAGAGTTCCGGCTCGAAACAGAATTGGCGAAGAGGGAGAGGGATTCAGGATTGCCATGCGAGCCCTTGATAGCGGTCGTATCGGCATTGCCTCGCAAGCCGTGGGAATTTCCCAGGCATCCCTGGAGGAGTCCATCAGATATTCCAAGGAGAGAAAACAGTTCGGCCAGGCAATCGCCGCGTTTGGGGCGATTCGTCAAAAGATTGCCAGAATGGCCACTGAGACCGAGGCGGCCCGGCTGCTCACGCACCGGGCGGCCGTACTCAAGGATCAGGGGAAACCGTTCACAACGGCTGCTGCCATGGCGAAATGGCACGCATCCAAAACCGCTATGGAATCATCCACGGAGTGCGTTCAGATTTTCGGGGGCTATGGATACATGCAGGAATACGGCATTGAAAGGCTCATGCGGGACGCCAAGATTACGCAGATATATGAAGGTACTTCGGAAATTCAGGAACTCGTGATTGCGAGATCACTTATAGAGGAGTAA